A stretch of Episyrphus balteatus chromosome 2, idEpiBalt1.1, whole genome shotgun sequence DNA encodes these proteins:
- the LOC129908240 gene encoding putative nuclease HARBI1, which translates to MNFFVPVELFLRRENEENENLNYNYNRNVRLLRINLRNKLNILELPNSKFLKNFRVTKETFLSILDLLELPVGVRSTHIPPILQLAATLNFLGGGAYQRQVGADWSAPMGQSTVCEVITSTLRKMETKLCPSKIKFSPTAMEGTKRYFYEKYRIPGVIGCIDGSHIMLLRPSENEHIFFNRKGRHSINAMIICDENTKILAINSKYGGSAHDSFVWRQSAQREKMNTDYCAGSSSTWLLGDSGYPLEPFLLTPYRSAAENSPEAWFNHVHSQARSTVERCIGVMKTRWRCILEERKLRYSPKRSATIVNVCAALHNICCEQRVPLPDEVRRVSSSDSLNNRQPENSSNDGIRIRNRIRDDLWANRTRH; encoded by the exons atgaatttttttgtgccTGTGGAACTGTTTTTACGGagagaaaatgaagaaaatgaaaatttaaattataattataaccGCAACGTCCGACTCTTGAggataaatttaagaaataaactAAATATATTGGAATTACCAAACTCAAA GTTCTTAAAAAACTTTCGAGTTACAAAAGAAACGTTTCTTTCCATTCTTGACCTTCTGGAACTGCCAGTTGGAGTTCGTTCCACCCATATTCCTCCTATTCTCCAATTGGCAGCGACATTAAATTTTCTTGGTGGTGGTGCTTATCAACGGCAAGTTGGTGCAGACTGGTCAGCGCCAATGGGGCAAAGCACTGTGTGTGAAGTGATAACatcaactttaagaaaaatggaaacaaaattgtgtccatcaaaaataaaattttcaccaACAGCAATGGAAGGTACAAAAAGATACTTCTATGAGAAATATCGCATACCaggag TAATCGGGTGCATAGATGGTTCACATATAATGTTACTCCGCCCATCTGAAAATGAGCATATCTTTTTCAACAGAAAGGGGAGGCATAGCATAAATGCTATGATT ATCTGTGACGAAAACACGAAAATTTTAGCTATTAACTCCAAATACGGTGGAAGTGCCCATGACAGCTTTGTCTGGAGGCAGAGTGCTCAGAGGGAAAAGATGAATACCGACTATTGCGCTGGTAGTTCCTCGACATGGCTTCTCG GTGACAGCGGCTATCCACTGGAACCGTTTTTATTAACACCCTACCGAAGTGCAGCCGAAAATTCGCCAGAAGCATGGTTCAACCACGTACACTCTCAGGCTAGGAGCACTGTTGAACGATGTATTGGTGTAATGAAGA CTCGATGGAGGTGCATTTTAGAAGAAAGAAAGTTGAGGTACTCCCCTAAACGATCGGCTACAATTGTTAACGTTTGTGCAGCTTTACACAATATTTGTTGTGAGCAAAGGGTACCACTACCAGACGAAGTAAGAAGAGTTTCTTCATCCGATAGTTTAAACAATCGCCAACCTGAAAATAGCAGCAATGATGGAATACGAATTCGCAACAGAATAAGAGATGATCTTTGGGCTAACCGTACAAGGcattaa
- the LOC129908241 gene encoding uncharacterized protein LOC129908241 gives MMTHANKTQMKLMTEFMEENPDLAKSFSASNINSRETQRMLWERLTLKLNVNGPPTKTKAEWKRIWTTRKYSAKKKLIENKKSIAKTGGGPYTELPLDSNEEAIIQVCGIEAAVAGIGGVSSFGCDEQILETEITDLIGDSTPSEQIPDSAPAPSSVSTKNRQKQTPKEEEGIILARRQVELQEKFVSVQEDIGKSLKEVTVAIKDMKDCVALLCQEKEKERQSANALKKEELQLKRMEIELAKAATDLQMLELRK, from the exons ATGAt GACACACgcaaacaaaacacaaatgaAATTGATGACGGAGTTCATGGAGGAGAATCCGGATTTGGCCAAATCCTTTTCTGCTTCTAACATAAATTCGCGGGAAACCCAAAGAATGCTATGGGAAAGGCTCACGTTGAAATTAAACGTAAATGGGCCACCCACGAAAACCAAAGCAGAGTGGAAAAGG ATTTGGACAACTAGGAAATAtagcgcaaaaaaaaaacttattgaaaataaaaagtctATTGCGAAGACAGGTGGAGGTCCATATACAGAACTGCCTTTAGATAGCAATGAGGAAGCTATTATACAAGTTTGTGGAATCGAAGCAGCCGTAGCCGGAATCGGTGGGGTTTCAAGCTTCGGCTGTGATGAGCAAA tTTTAGAGACAGAAATAACTGACCTCATTGGGGACTCAACACCATCGGAGCAAATTCCCGATTCCGCTCCCGCCCCCTCCTCGGTGAGCACaaaaaatcgacaaaaacaAACCCCTAAAGAGGAAGAGGGTATTATTCTTGCAAGAAGACAAGTTGAGTTgcaagaaaaatttgtttccgtGCAGGAAGATATTGGCAAATCCCTGAAGGAAGTCACAGTGGCAATCAAAGATATGAAGGACTGTGTTGCACTTTTGTGccaagaaaaagaaaaggaacGGCAATCGGCCAATGCCTTAAAAAAAGAAGAGCTCCAACTAAAAAGGATGGAGATCGAATTAGCAAAGGCGGCCACAGATCTTCAAATGCTAGAGCTCAGAAAATGA